The Psychrobacter sp. LV10R520-6 genome includes a region encoding these proteins:
- a CDS encoding acyl-CoA dehydrogenase: MATDTLINKFELPFQLYDVLDAESLCNSAKFEEHNRATFDAVLDTANKMATNLFLPHNHVADQNEPQFDGKKVSMIDDVKVAFDAFRESGFIAGRYSFEQGGMQLPETVMTAVAGYFMAANPSTTAYPFLTSAAINVISHFASDDIKNAFMPRMLTGEFTGTMALTEPHAGSSLSDIRTTAIEKDDGSYRIKGSKIYISGGDHELSDNIIHLVLAKIPGGPGGVKGISLFVVPKYRLEGEGSIGARNDVHLTGLLHKLGYRGTTSTALSFGDKDECYGYLVGEPHFGLRYMFKMMNEARIGVGFGAAMIGYRGYQYSLAYAKDRMQGRIAPNNKPEHDATAIINHGDVKRMLLAQKAYTEGGMSLCLYGSNLIDRINTSDDETLKAELSELLDLLTPVIKAWPSEYGPKANDLGIQVLGGAGYTREYYSEQFWRDNRLNPIHEGTNGVQALDLSFRKLWQNKGLGIQILKREITHDLENISTPESAQLAAKLTPYMGHLHEVLVHLSKVLTTEKAVTLTGNAQALMNIFASIVVSWIWIRQASKAEQLLSDTQDNEKQNFYKGKIQAAKYFIDWELPTIKRDIAILTNTNSVCTDMQADWF, from the coding sequence ATGGCAACAGATACGCTTATTAATAAATTTGAGCTTCCTTTTCAATTGTATGATGTATTGGATGCCGAAAGTCTTTGCAATAGTGCTAAGTTTGAAGAACACAATCGTGCTACTTTCGATGCCGTATTGGACACCGCAAACAAGATGGCGACCAATCTTTTTTTGCCGCACAACCACGTCGCAGACCAGAATGAGCCACAGTTTGATGGTAAAAAAGTCAGTATGATAGACGATGTTAAAGTCGCTTTTGATGCGTTTAGAGAGTCGGGGTTTATCGCTGGTCGTTATTCATTCGAACAAGGCGGCATGCAATTACCCGAAACCGTAATGACGGCAGTAGCTGGTTATTTTATGGCGGCCAATCCCTCAACCACGGCTTATCCATTTTTGACATCAGCAGCGATTAATGTAATCTCACATTTCGCTAGTGACGATATCAAAAACGCTTTTATGCCGCGTATGTTGACCGGCGAATTTACCGGAACGATGGCTCTGACCGAGCCGCATGCTGGCTCTTCGCTATCAGACATCAGAACCACAGCAATCGAAAAAGATGACGGCTCTTACCGCATAAAGGGTAGCAAAATCTATATCTCAGGCGGGGATCATGAATTATCTGACAATATTATCCATCTGGTATTGGCCAAAATTCCGGGCGGGCCAGGCGGTGTAAAAGGTATTTCACTTTTTGTGGTACCTAAATATCGCTTGGAAGGAGAGGGGTCAATAGGCGCGCGCAATGATGTGCATTTAACCGGATTGTTGCACAAACTTGGTTATCGAGGCACCACGTCTACGGCATTAAGTTTTGGTGATAAAGACGAATGTTATGGCTACTTGGTTGGTGAGCCACACTTTGGTTTACGTTATATGTTTAAAATGATGAACGAAGCTCGAATAGGGGTTGGTTTTGGCGCGGCGATGATTGGCTATCGCGGTTATCAATATTCTTTAGCGTATGCCAAAGATAGAATGCAAGGCAGAATTGCACCCAATAACAAGCCTGAGCATGATGCCACCGCTATCATCAATCATGGTGACGTGAAGCGCATGCTGCTGGCACAAAAAGCCTATACCGAAGGCGGTATGTCTTTATGCTTATATGGCTCAAACCTTATCGACCGTATCAACACCAGTGACGATGAGACGCTTAAAGCCGAGCTATCAGAGTTGCTCGATTTGTTAACGCCAGTCATCAAAGCATGGCCTTCTGAGTATGGGCCCAAAGCAAATGACTTGGGTATTCAAGTATTGGGCGGCGCAGGCTACACACGTGAGTATTATTCTGAGCAGTTTTGGCGTGACAATCGTCTTAATCCCATTCACGAAGGCACGAATGGTGTGCAAGCTTTAGATTTGTCATTTCGTAAATTGTGGCAAAACAAAGGCCTTGGTATTCAAATATTAAAACGTGAAATCACTCACGATTTAGAAAATATCAGCACGCCAGAATCCGCACAACTCGCGGCCAAACTCACCCCTTATATGGGTCATTTGCATGAGGTATTGGTGCATCTTAGTAAAGTGCTAACGACTGAAAAGGCGGTAACGCTAACCGGTAATGCACAAGCACTGATGAATATTTTCGCCTCCATTGTGGTGAGTTGGATTTGGATTCGTCAAGCCAGCAAAGCCGAACAGTTGCTAAGTGATACGCAAGACAATGAAAAACAGAACTTTTATAAAGGCAAGATACAAGCGGCAAAATACTTTATTGATTGGGAATTACCCACTATAAAACGCGATATAGCAATTTTAACCAACACCAATTCTGTTTGCACGGATATGCAAGCTGACTGGTTCTAA
- a CDS encoding NADP-dependent oxidoreductase produces MTTMNKQWRLKARPVGEPSADTWDYTESEIPTIKEGQLLIKIEYISLDPAMRGWLNDAKSYIEPVQIGDVMRAGTVGKVVESKLDGFVAGDYVCGHNGVQSYAVSDGNGLYKVDPNLAPLPYYLGVLGMPGMTGYFGLLKTGQPKAGETVVVSGAAGAVGGLVGQIAKIKGCRVVGIAGGPEKCKFLVDELGFDAAVDYKNENVKKALKEACPKGVDVYFDNVGGDILDDVLTQINLHARIVICGAISQYNNTTAVKGPSNYLALLVNRARMEGIVVFDNIKEYPVAMKEIAGWIQSGEMTVKDHVVEGIETFPDTLMMLFKGKNFGKLVLKVEA; encoded by the coding sequence ATGACAACAATGAATAAACAATGGCGACTCAAAGCAAGACCCGTTGGCGAACCTAGCGCTGATACTTGGGATTATACTGAGTCTGAAATACCGACCATTAAAGAGGGCCAATTGCTCATTAAAATTGAGTATATCTCATTGGATCCAGCGATGCGTGGCTGGCTAAATGATGCAAAGTCTTATATAGAGCCGGTACAAATTGGTGATGTCATGCGCGCCGGTACTGTGGGCAAGGTCGTTGAGAGTAAGCTTGATGGTTTTGTAGCGGGTGACTATGTCTGTGGTCATAATGGCGTACAGTCTTATGCGGTTAGTGATGGTAATGGCTTGTACAAAGTTGATCCCAATCTAGCGCCATTGCCTTACTACTTGGGCGTTTTAGGTATGCCTGGCATGACTGGCTATTTTGGTTTATTAAAAACGGGACAGCCAAAAGCTGGAGAGACTGTCGTGGTATCTGGTGCTGCGGGCGCGGTTGGTGGTTTGGTAGGACAAATTGCTAAAATCAAAGGGTGCCGCGTTGTGGGTATCGCAGGCGGCCCAGAAAAATGCAAGTTCTTAGTGGATGAGCTTGGTTTTGATGCGGCTGTAGATTATAAGAATGAGAATGTGAAAAAAGCCCTAAAAGAAGCTTGTCCCAAAGGGGTCGATGTCTACTTTGACAATGTTGGCGGTGATATTTTAGATGATGTACTCACGCAAATTAATCTGCACGCTCGTATCGTTATTTGCGGCGCTATCAGTCAATATAACAACACCACAGCGGTTAAAGGGCCATCAAACTATTTGGCGTTGCTTGTCAATCGTGCTCGTATGGAAGGTATTGTGGTATTTGACAATATCAAAGAATATCCAGTGGCGATGAAAGAGATTGCAGGTTGGATACAGTCAGGTGAAATGACCGTCAAAGATCATGTCGTAGAGGGGATAGAGACGTTCCCTGATACATTAATGATGCTCTTTAAAGGTAAAAATTTCGGCAAACTGGTACTTAAGGTAGAGGCATAA
- a CDS encoding GlxA family transcriptional regulator, producing the protein MPYSNAKPFKVIILGFDGVLGSVLSGALDLFSFTGVSWQRFLGQAVEPRFDVQIASLHGLDIRCSNRLILQAHCAIEDVTHCDLLLIPTIGDSIDKVLMQNLSLLPHLKRLANTQADIASNCSGAFFLAKAGILDGLTATTHWGYASKFKTDYPLVDLQENQLVTQAGNIFCAAGGSAFYELALLLIERYCGREISTQVAKTQIIDSKRGSQNSYTNVTLYKPHSDHLVKRVQAFIEDNFDQLIQVRDLAAMVNITPRTLNRRFQSCMAMRPIEYIQAVRIEQAKRLLESGDVTIKSLADQVGYSDISSFTRLFKRATELTPKEYQNKFSRMSI; encoded by the coding sequence ATGCCCTACTCTAATGCAAAGCCTTTTAAGGTCATTATTCTCGGGTTTGATGGCGTGCTTGGTAGCGTACTATCTGGCGCATTAGACTTATTTTCATTTACTGGTGTCAGTTGGCAACGATTCTTGGGTCAAGCGGTAGAACCAAGGTTCGATGTGCAAATTGCCAGTTTGCATGGCTTAGACATTAGGTGTAGCAACCGTTTGATCCTGCAAGCGCACTGCGCTATCGAGGATGTGACGCACTGTGATTTATTGCTAATACCCACTATTGGGGACTCAATCGATAAGGTACTGATGCAAAACCTGAGCTTACTGCCTCATTTAAAGCGTCTGGCTAACACACAGGCAGATATTGCCAGTAATTGTAGCGGGGCGTTTTTTTTGGCCAAAGCAGGTATTCTTGATGGCCTAACCGCCACCACACATTGGGGATATGCGAGTAAGTTTAAGACAGACTACCCGCTCGTTGATTTGCAGGAGAATCAGCTTGTAACGCAGGCAGGCAATATATTTTGCGCGGCGGGCGGCAGCGCCTTTTATGAATTGGCATTGCTGTTAATAGAGCGCTATTGCGGACGAGAAATCTCCACCCAAGTGGCAAAAACGCAAATCATTGACAGTAAAAGAGGCAGTCAGAACAGTTATACCAACGTGACCCTATATAAGCCTCATTCAGACCATCTAGTAAAACGCGTGCAAGCGTTCATCGAGGACAATTTTGACCAGCTGATACAAGTGAGGGATTTGGCGGCTATGGTTAATATCACGCCGCGGACGTTGAACAGACGGTTTCAATCCTGTATGGCCATGCGTCCTATTGAGTATATTCAAGCAGTAAGGATTGAGCAGGCCAAACGCTTACTAGAATCAGGGGATGTGACGATAAAATCCCTTGCTGATCAAGTCGGCTATAGCGACATATCATCATTTACGCGCTTGTTTAAACGCGCCACAGAGCTGACACCAAAGGAGTATCAAAACAAGTTTTCCCGTATGTCCATTTGA